The Gossypium raimondii isolate GPD5lz chromosome 2, ASM2569854v1, whole genome shotgun sequence genome segment ttttgtttgtcaatttgaattagttttattggtagaagtggtataaattattcgctatgatcttatattggcagggtatgaaataaataaagatcgttttcacgagatgttggcaattttacgatcccaaaacggagaaggggcggactacctttgtaacatacgtttcgaacagtgggcacaagcatacgacggtgGCCTACGAtttggccatatgacgtcgaacctgacagaatgcataaattctgttcttaaaggaacgcgccatctaccgataacatcggttgtagGAAAGACATATTTTTGTTTGgtggcgctatttccaaagcgagcagcaagttatgcaggccagatgcagggaggccatgtatggtgcagtaaggtagttcaagaaattaacaaggccaaggcgagggcaaacaccatgcacacagtgtgtcacgatcgagacaatttatggtttcgcgggacagagtttgacagaccgcaccaatgtgttgttggcgggcaatatcgtgtacacttgcgaaataagACTTGTGACTATAGGATCTTTGATGCATTTCGTTATCCATGcactcatgttattgcagcttgttagaaactccgtctggatccAATGAGTTATGTGgatgaagtgtacaaattagaaaacatgtacaacgtatggagacacgttttcccaccggtcccagatgaacgtaagtggccgcccgtatctcttgctccttttaagctgttaccggatagagaattacgtcgcaaaccaaagggtcgaccttgctcgactagaatacatAACAATATGGCTATTCGAGAAACAACCAGTCAaacgaagttgtgcggatggtgtaggaatccaggccatacaagtcgatcatgccctaatcgcaatagttgaatgtaattgtaaaaaaaattaagtttgtgaaattattaattgataaattgtattaagtcaaaaaattgtattgatggatagtaaaattatcaaattatataaaattattaattgttagtaccagtcaaaacatttttccaaatctaacattatgtgaatgtaaaattattaagtcaaaattgtattaatggttagtaaaattatcaaattatgtaaaattaggttagggtttttaattaaattaggttagggttagggtttttaattaaattaggttagggtttttaagttaagggtttagggtttttaattaaattaggttaggtttttaattaatttaggttaaggttagggttttaattaaattaggttagggttaggattttaattaaattaggttagggtttttaattaatttaggttaaggttagggtttttaagttaagggttagggtttttaattaaattaggttagggtttctaattaaattaggttagggtttttaactaaattacgttaaggttagggtttttaagttaagggtttagggtttttaattaaattaggttagggtttttattacatcaaataaacttctattttattacatcaaataatatcaaaataagtatacaaatttttatttttttacataaaataatatcaaaatattcaaaatatttgtacaaataaatttaaatacggcaatcaatgtctatgccccGGGGATTCAGTGTCACATGGCGGTACGTAATGATTCTGTACCGGATTCCTCCTTTCTCTAGCTTTCGGCGACGGTTGTTGTTCTTCCGGtggggattctggttcttccggttcggcatctggttgtcggacttgggacgatgatccaccttcaaagaataatgtatgtggaggtgtttgcatcaggaacggcgacggtgtttgaaacccatacgttggtggggattggtaaaaaggagagctcccgaCAATTTCCCCTTGCGATCCTCGTGCGCCGCGCTTGCCTATCGTTGGCGGTCCGCtcggcataacaggaaatggagctgaaccgggcatttggctccaacctgccaaaggactcggaaaaggatacatataagggctaggaaacgcacctggcatcgtctgaaaaggcggttgcgtgggtatcatcggttgaactgctgcgtcaggtgactgcgtcggtgctctcgttgggcctggtgatcttatggccgctgatgatgagccgggtgaatatttgggcctcgttgaggggctgtCTTCGTCTCGTcatcttggatttagaggctcGTGCCTTACCCTTTCGACACGTATTTgtcgctgcctctcctctggcgtcagtaaatacggcttgccatggatcctaaaccatggcatgtattctggaacgtacgataactccggaacgatgattggttcccgagtaggtagatattcataccgatcttcctACATTTCCATGTACTCAAACCAGTATCTCGGCCAATTCGTATTCAATTGCTGAAGGTCGACTTTGTGTTGATTGTCAAACTCCTCAAGATCCAccggaatcggttgtctacatccaaactgtcgtagcacttTGTCTGTCTGGTGCGGCTCCACGGTTGCGTAGTTGACCAAcacgactttcacgtgccaagcttgtggattttgtaaaaactcttccggaTTCTTGCCTCAATtgcggatcctcgtatggtgtccattgaaactatatgaacatgatagaaatattagttatatacataatactaaatactaaatactaaatatcaataaaatagtgaatgtatggaaatatctatttgcaataatacttacttttgcttccgaccgttggtccaatagaagccgtatatcttcaagagaggacggtaatcgagcataacttgccagatggttccacctaattaaataaagttttagcatacttttatttttaaaaatctacataataattgtaaaatgtaatataataaaatttacctcgttatgagtgggaatgtatatgggcggttcactcgaggacgtagaaatggaaagcgaaaccgtgcccattactgcagtagtgacaggcaacctccgatgtttgctctcctcggtcgtgtcgccccgcacatctccagatataatgttgccaagacggcagaccccaactcaattcaccggctgctctaaaatcaacgagttttagcaaccatcttagatgtacgtggctccgtgacgtgtcgggcatcagataacctccaattatttgaagaatgtatgcccgagcatgtcggattctttcaatttcggttgaatcttcatctGGATTAGGGAATGTGTCAcataaccagcccatctcgaccttacctccctccattttcttcggaatagcgcccaaaagctcgtagcacaccgcctcccaattgctagattgggcagactcGGTGATTGGGTGCCCGTCCACTGGCAATCCCAACTGCAAACtaacatcttctagagtgacaGTGCActtccacatggaagatggaatgtgtgtgtctcgggtctccacctctcgatcaacgcactgatcagtttcgGGACCAACTTGCATCCTCGGCCTACCATcaccacgtgccaaaaacccgcttcccgcaggtagttctctaccaacggtgatggaggagcatgcatattccggatattgcattccaatacccgatcttcagacttttataacaaataataaattaataattatctaaaaaacataaataaaaaattcgtaaataatatttaaaaattaaatttaacacttaccattgtcatttgttccaccgatataTGATGcctatcaagacgagtcaatgatccggccattgatgaaatcgtacaaatttttacgatttataaaaatataaaaaaattttaaaattattttaaaaaaggaaattgagaggaaattgaaattaaatatggatttgagagaatttttgaaggaaattgagaggaaattgaaattaaatatggatttgagcgaattttggaaggaaattgagaggaattgagaggaaatatgagagaggatttgtttgtgaaaaaataaaaaggggtgggggtatttatagttttttttttaccgttggggggcaacggtcaaatttttgaccgttgggtaCTGTTCACGCACGGtctaaatcgcgtccacgtcagcacgaGTTGTTGACGTGGACGCCATTTCTAACGCactcgacatcgctaccgacgtggacgcaaTTTCGCGAAAaaggaccattccggtaaataataaaataataggcccatttcggtaattttagaaaaaaaaggacttttattggtaattttcccatttaatatattatttttttctgaattaaagaaaatgatatCAAATATCAATGAGTGGGGAtgaaaacaaaacccaaattcTACCAGTTTCAACCCGACCTGATTCAATAggttgaattttctttttggaaatttGGATTCAGGGTTGGTCAGTTGGaattagagaaaaaataattaatctgagCCGAGATCGGATTTAAGATAAATCTGTCCCTCCAAGATACTTACAAAAATgctcttaatatatatatatatatatatatatatatatattaaattttgctttcaataaatatatataaatatattaagttttaagtctaaactaaaaaaaaaagaatcttatttgtttccaaataaataaaaaagttgaaaatgtaatcttatttgcttcaaaataaaaaaaaataaaacaattaaattaaattcaggCCCGATCGATTAAGAGTCGTGTCTcctattaaattttagtttcagATTCGGTACAAATTCTTTGCTTAAGAGTCAAGTTTGGATCGAGATCAGAGTTGATTGGTTAAGCTTCAGGTCTAGTGGGCAAAAATCTGCCTCCCCCGCCTTATTGCTATCCTTAAATGAGTGCAAAATGACATGGATTAATTACATTGTTAGagcttttcaattttctttttaatacaaATGATGCTTAGAATTAGGTACAGCTCTTCTCAACCTTTTAATAGGAAGATAAGCGCACTTCAACGTGCTTGAATCCATACTCTTCCATTGGCAACAATGTCAATGCTAATCAAATCAAAACTCAGTCGactccaattttcttttttagtatTGTGTTCTATGGATATTAAACTATGAAAATAGAGTATAATGTTTCTAAGCATTCTTCAACTACTTAAAATTTCagaacatataaataattaatataggtTTATATCTAGTACTCACCTCCAGATATAAAAAccttaattagttaataaaatatgttgtttAGTTGTTCTAATAAGAaacttttttcacaaacaataaCACACACCATTCGCGTTCCAGATTCATTGCAACTAATCTATGGTTGTCATTTTTCACTTGTGTGTGTGATAATTGCCGAGGACTTCTAGGGTTCGGCGTGCTCTTCTTTTTTGAGATAAAAGAAATAGCCAACCACCAATCAATCCATTTACACAGTTCTCAAATTTACAttaatgaagaaataaaataaagggacaAGCGGATATGTTTCCAATGCCATCATTTCATTTGTCTAATAtaaaacttctttctttttctaaaaatttccaCAAACTACTCCAAACTTATCATATCTCAaagcacatatatataaattcttgaGTAGGGTACTCAAACTGATCATATCCTTAAATGTCTTGGTTTTCAAGACTTGATTTGTTTATCACCTTCAACATGCTTTTGCATTAACTCTGGTTCTTGCATTTCTCCATTGCTCTTGGAGCTGaaaccaccaaaaataaaagacCACTATATATCAGGAATTCATGAAATCATCTATATCAACCATGAGAATGCAACGGAATAGTTGATCAAGGAACAATGATGAGCGAAACCAGATACCTAGTCCAATTGCCTCTGAACCTTTCACTATCCGTAGTCTCTTACAGGTATCGATGAACATCCTGGAATCAAACATGACAAACAAATAACCGAAAAAGATTAGATTGCAGGAAAACGGAGTGTTGCGTTGCAATGTCAAGTAGCTTAACATTTCCAAGGCATGACTCATTTTTAAAGGAATACATAAAGTGGTATCTAGGATGAAAACCACTTACTCCCACGGAACATCTCCAACCAGCATCCAATCGCCGTCCTTGTCTTCATAAGTCAGCACGTACTCAGATCCGTGGAGAAGATCCATCAAACGACTCTCACTCAGACCATCTCGTACAGCAAGTCCATTGGAGCTGCAGTGCCCTGTATACACACACTTAACACTATAAAAATCACATTGGTCTAAACTctttcaaaaacaaataaactacTCAGATAAGCTTCTGCTGCAGGGTTGATTCTTGATCAAAACTTTTTCACCACACAAAATAGTTTCATCTAAAAGTAAAACTATAGCTAGTCTGTATATGAATCTTGTTGTATAAATATCACAGATCCTTAGAAATTTCCGATTCTTACATAACGCGTGTTAAAGTAGATGTATGTACATGCGAGGGATTGTATACCAAGTGTAAAACAGGTGAACATCTTCTCCAAAGCTGATGAGATTTCCTTATAGGTTTTGTAGGTCTTGAGATCAACCTTCCTCAGGTATGGTGCACCATCCATGCTCACCTTTACATAGAGGCAACCAGCGGCATCCTCACTGTTTTTCGCCGAATTTGAGGCCATCGTATTCTTCCGGAATGACCGTATTGGTGGCCATCCTACCACCTGTGCCCTGTTACATAAATCATACTcaataattgatttaaaattatagacTAAGAACCAGTTATACAAGTAACGGTAGACCAAAGAGATTAAAATTTCCAGCAAGGCAACAATTAAAGAACTAAGCAATGAATATTACAAAGGTGCATGAAGAACACATTACGAAGTTAAAAAGCTCTAGGAAAAGTCCCTTTCGGCTTCAGAAATTTTCAAACAAACTTCAAAAATGAAAGAGTAAGCGGATTAAAATGCAGATAATCTGATGCAAGTTTGATATTCGCTTCAAACATTGTGGGGACATCAGCAGTATGAAGAACAGAATTTGAGTCTACAACACTAGATAAAATCAATGCAGATAGCAGAACAAGAATTAAAACCATCCCAATTGAAACTTCAACTTGCAATTTCATAAGAAAAAGTAAACAGGTTTGATGATAAACATACTTTGAAGCAGGAGCATTGGAATGCTCATTTGCAGAAGGAACAAGAATGTTCTTGTCTTGAACTGGCTTTGGAGACTGAGGAAGGCCACCAACCTCTCTCCCGGAAGGTAGTTTGTTTTTACCCTCCAAAACAGCCCTAGGAGAGGCCAAGATGGCACCTTTAGCCAACTCTACATCACATTTACCATTCATGGGAAAAACCCATTTCCCATTAGGTCCATCAATGGCATCTGAGAAACCCCTTTTTGCTCCAGACATCAAGTTCTTCAAAGGGCTTACAGCAAAACCATTACTTCTTTCATTACTCTCCAAATCTTTGCAAAAAAGAGAGACCTTTCTCTCAGGGGACTGAGAACCTGGCAAGCCAAGTCTCAACTCAGTTCCTTTAAGATTGAGACTAGTTCTGGTGGTTTTGTCTTCATTGGGATGAGttgaagaggaggaggaggaagaagaagaagggatCTTATCAGAGCTTCTTTCCACTGAAGAAGTCTCTGATAAGCCTATGTAATCATGTTCTAAAGGTGTTGACATCTAAAATACCAAACTCTTTTGAAAACTTGCTTTCCTTAAAtatatcaacaacaacaactgcAGTAGATGAAGAAGAAAGCTAATgtgagaagagagaatgagagagTGAGAAGCAGTCAGGTTAGGCTCTGAGGAGAGTTGGTTTTTGATGAAGCAGAAAAAGAAGTTTCTTTGGCCTTTCTGTAGCTGCTTTGCttagtatattatttttttcctttcttttttctaaattcTACTTTATGTCTGTTGGTGTAGGCAAAAACCCTTTATTTTAACTTGgtcaaaggaaataaaatatatttggtttGCTTTTAAGTgattaatatatgatatatgatattttagttttttttaagaaaaaatcaaaatcaaatcaaacgtTATAGAATAATTCAATTGATCCAAAAAATAATTGTCAATTTGGTTTGTTTGAGTTcatcgactttttatttttatttctaaataaaatcTCAAAGATAAAATTAAGCATTAGATCAGTATCATCATGCAACTATCAAGTTGTAATTGATCAACAATCGCTTTTGGAGGATCCTAAAAAATGATCAGAGCATAAGGGAATGCTTTCAACTTCCCAGCCAACAAATGTGCAATTACATTGACTTCTCTTGGAATCTTTTTAATAATCACCCTCCATTGTCTTTTACAAAGCTCTTGAATTCTCGAGATTAGGTCCCTGTACAATTTCCCATAAGACCTGTCTAAGATGGCTTCCATAGCTTGTGCACAGTCTGTTTCAACCATAATATTATCCCAACTATTATCCCATGCCAAACGGAGTCTGTCATATATAGCCTAAAGTTCAGTCTGTACAAATTGCATTTGCCAATGTTTCTCCTAACTCTTCCACGCCATGAACCCAAATCATCTCTAGCCATAGCAGCTATTGACGCTTCCTTCAAAACAGGATCCCTTGCTTCATCTGTGTTTAACTTTATGAATCTCAGTGGAGGAGGATTCCAAACTTGATCTCGTCTTTGCTTCATAATACTGCCCACAGATAATAcatgttgaaatttgattgaGCTCGCTCAACACCACGCCGAATGAAGAGTGTGATAGTTATTTGAGCCTACCCTTTGAAACACCCATAAGTTCCTCTGCTTCCatagatttcaagaaataattcCAAAGAAAGGCTGCCATTCATCTTCTGTAAGAACCAACTTATActcattatttaaattcaaagagATCCACTCCATTATAGGAACAAAAAAAATTCCCCCCAAATCCTTGAAAGGACAACCTGCCTCCACACTTCTTGCGCGCTAGCACAGTCTCATAGAACATGAATAATAGATTCTTCAACATGCCTACAACTTGCACAAGAAGGATCATTTATAAATCCTCTCCTACATCTCTCGACGTTGGTCATCAACTTCTCCTTGAGAACCAACCAAAAAAAGTGTCTAACTCTTTGGGGCCCTGTAAAGGACCAAGCGAGCTACCATTTGTTGTCTTCTAGATTAAGAGAATCATGTGTAAGAAATTGATAAGCTAATTTGACAATAAGCTTACCATGGTCCAACCATCTAGAGATTAACTCATCATTTTCGACTGAAGAGGTTGGAGGAGGAACGGCCACAATATATGACAAAATGCTATTATCCACAAAAAAGTTGAGAAAATTCCAATCCCATCTCCAAtcagataaaaaaaaatctcctTTAAGAttgtattcaaattaataatctCTGTATTATGATAGAAATTGATTAGTGGTCCAATCTCTGGGACCCAATTATCGGTCCAAACCTTTATAAGATTACCCTCTCCCACTAACTAAACAAGATTTTGATGAAGGATTGACCAAACTTTGGACAAGGATCTCCAAACGAAAGAGCATGATCTCCTCGAAATATCTTCAGGGCACAACAAGTTCATCGACTTTTAAACTTtagaaaaatgtattttatatcatttttaaaaatttggttttattttatataaattaaaaaataataaaatataaataaaaataacatttaatttgattcaaataattgtaacttttttgtttttaaaccaaaatcaagactaaatcaattaattaatacttaaactgaaattaaaaacaatcaaaaaaattatccaaatattattgttgaaattaatttacaatTCTGTCTTAATGTCTATAAGGGAAAAagatgaatttaattaatttagataatcattttatgcaattttaagtTATCCATATACTTCAAaactttaaattgaaaatttatataagtcTTGACATactcaaatttatataatagtattaaatgaattaaaactcaattaactttaatttattttaaaatacatattacaAATTAGGAAAAggatgacaaaataaattttcaactttGATGTTTTAAGATACCAACAAAGATTTTAACCACGCTAGTTTCTGCTGTGGGCTCAATTTTAAAGtataatattatgtatttatatgtaagttatataactttatatattcaatttaaacaatacacgtttttttttatgtaagaGAAAACAATATTATATCTTGAATTtagcattttctttttccttttatatccCCCAATTTGTTTAGgagatttaatgtataaaagtGGTGGATTTCTCAATGGGACATTGcaataattaaaaggaaaaataaaatttaaggtctactttataaaatttgtttaatgtatacaaaattacaaaattaatacttAGTAAATTGATTGGTGATGAGACGAATTAAAGTGTGATGGATTTCCTAATTATACtagattaaaaatcaaattaaacataataaaattaagaatgCAAGTTTTTAAGAGTTAATCACAATAACATGCATGTGTCAGAATAATTTTCCttcataacttaaaattatttaaacaatgtTAAGAGATGTTACGGAAATTTCGTGGCAAATTGATAATTTACTAACCCTGATATTATGAGTGCTCGGCTTCTCTCAAAGATCTAAGCTTAACCTTTTAGTTTGCTTGCATATTTCTATGTCAAGTCCAACTTCAAGATTACATTTTCAGGCATTGTCTAAGAAATCacacttattaaattattaagtttttctcGTATATGTCTATGCTCAATCAACTTAGTATTTCAATAGGCAGAAATCAGATTATGTGAGGTAAgagtaatatttttatactgaaataatttaatcacattaaTCCTAaggttatgcaaggtaataaagttcttttgatattattactaatttgacctattttcatcataaaagatcaaacatgcatcattcaaatattgtgtcaattaattacaatatgattcgatttaataattaattcaattacatCCCTATTTTATAATGCACGAATAACATACACATGATTTTATCTGAAtgaataaacatatcaaattcataGAACAtctttaacataattaaataatctaagctacaaaatttaaatcattctaaGACCAACGGAATTAAACAATCATGATTATATTAAAAGTAGAAAACTTAGTTGCAATCatgtttcttgaattgaaaaaaataaaatattgaaggGAAAAGAAATGCTAAGCAATTTTCAGTGGTTCTCCGAGGCACAACTCACTTTACTCCTCTTTCGTTCTTCGTTTCTTGCCATGAAAACCAATCttaaaagctaatattttcgAATGGGGCTACTCTTAGAGCCTTGCAAACACTCTTTGAAGAATGAAAAATGGGAAgtaaaagaagagagaaaagaggtGGTTAGTGAAGGATGAATGAAATGGAGAGAAAATGACTCTATTTATAATAATGAGAAGCTCTTtgagtttgctaaaaataacatgataatccccttttttttctctcatgtATGGCCGACCCTTTGTGTTGAAGAAGGAAGGTTGATGACTttgcttaatttagctagcttATGCTTAATTCATGGGAAGGAGTTAAGCAGTCACATGAGAAAGTTTTTGTGGTTGATTTGTTATCTTTTACCATGTCTTGGGTGtctaatttaattacatttatggACAATTAGACTTCCCATAGCCAAATTGGGCTCTTTCCTCTCTTAGTGGACGGTTTGGGCTTCAAATTTAGCAACAAGCTTGTCCACTTTAGCGATCCAATTGCGAGATGGGTCAAAATTAATTTGAGAGTCCAACAGATGAAATTAGGACGCCCATACTGATAAGCCATCAACCCACTTCTGCATGACCTCTGCTACAAGAATGCTACAGCATCGAGCATCGAATAAGTGAGCTTCAAGACTAACTTTCCTTCTATTGCACGAAACTACGGCAAATCGacaaaaatatgtcaaattagcaTGTAAATAAGTAAGATTACAactttatccttaatttttttcctactgtacaaatttgtaataaaactacaaaatttgctattaaaatactcaaattttgCATGAATTATTAGTTAGAAGGTGCTATAAATgcctatataattttgagttatcacacccccaaacttaatttattGTTCACTCCAAATAATGCTAACTTACATTATAACTCAAGGAGTCACTTTTGCAAAAATCCCTTCAAACAAAATCAATCttgtcccaatacctcattttctaaaaccacttgaaacTAATTGTTCTTCCATTTAACAcaaatcattaaataaaattttatcaatacaCCAtacattattcgtaaatattaaataatatttacgggctcagacgttggatttgtggtcccgaaatcactgttcTGAGACTTCAGAAATGAGCTGTTACAATTCTTCCCCCTtatgaaaatttcatccttgaaattTCTGACCTGATGATAGTCATCAAGTCGAGTCTTtctttcacctttttcaatggtagttcataaataaatcaatcataacTCATCTCCAATTAGAACTCATATCAGGACTTGATATTATACCTAGACTTAACTGGACAGCTTCGATACTCTCCTATCATAACTTTATCATTAGTAGCACAACTACCGAGAAATTCCCAGCATTATCCGTACAAACATACCCAAAAAACCAGATCATAAGATTCTATATACATTAGATTTTTCATAACGTTTAGCTAAagttcataattttcataacaGACTCTAATCGATGTTTTTGGCATATCTGCATCTGTAACTTCCAACTGATAAACGTTCCATTTCATGAAAAGTTTCAaacaatatcatttaaatacaaGTGTGATAGTTGTAACTATTGAGATGACTTTAACCCATAATAGCATTTCCCAATTATAACTGATCTGATTGATATATTCATGtattatttcttttagaatATGAAACCCACATTCTGACTGTCCGTCTATTTACCCGAGAATTCACAAATTTATTCCCAAACATGGGGATAAACTCAAATGCATACAAATCAATTAACTTTTCAAGTGATTAATTCTTTTTCACTAAAACCAATTAGTCTATTTTATCAACTTGATATTAATGTTTAAAATCAATTCTTTCTTCTTGTTGACAAGAAATCCACACATAAAATCTATCTTGATTCCATCATAGTACCAATCAAAAGTCATGACAACTGTATTAGTCCACACGAATTATAACATCCAGTCTTGACTTGTtgaaataattcaatatcatcAAAGTGATGAGAACTAATGTGTGATACTAAGCTTGATCTTTCACCGTCTATACTGTTACCACTATTTATCCCTTCTTGAAAGTTAGAAATTGGAtacataatgaaaatatttcaataattaatatcaaatgAATTAGAAGTATTACTTTGCTTTTTTCTATGAAAATCTTCCCTCAGAGGAACCACAGTGCTCTAATAAGATAGGCGCTACAACCATATAGCTAAAAAAATGCGTCAAATACCTATAATGCATTTCGAAACAAATCAGAAAAACCCAATGTAGTTCCAAAAACAACAAATGCAGCAACACAATCGCTAAAAAGCTGAGACCTGTATCAACATGTTCTCATAACCCAACCAAGAACTATAACCATAACAATTGTAATATTCCCAAGCCAATGTGTATCATTTGCAGATGGATCATACATGATAGAGTAgacaataagaaaaataagaaaaccaaGATAAGAAAGTCTAAT includes the following:
- the LOC105788050 gene encoding auxin-responsive protein IAA27, coding for MSTPLEHDYIGLSETSSVERSSDKIPSSSSSSSSSTHPNEDKTTRTSLNLKGTELRLGLPGSQSPERKVSLFCKDLESNERSNGFAVSPLKNLMSGAKRGFSDAIDGPNGKWVFPMNGKCDVELAKGAILASPRAVLEGKNKLPSGREVGGLPQSPKPVQDKNILVPSANEHSNAPASKAQVVGWPPIRSFRKNTMASNSAKNSEDAAGCLYVKVSMDGAPYLRKVDLKTYKTYKEISSALEKMFTCFTLGHCSSNGLAVRDGLSESRLMDLLHGSEYVLTYEDKDGDWMLVGDVPWEMFIDTCKRLRIVKGSEAIGLAPRAMEKCKNQS